The following coding sequences lie in one Cyanobacteriota bacterium genomic window:
- a CDS encoding Mo-dependent nitrogenase C-terminal domain-containing protein gives QSICQWIPAQCPFARTISWQGRTLLVIPPLCKLNPFYDELMGLRFRALSYLAEQSCADAYMGGQINAEPAKSC, from the coding sequence GCAATCTATTTGCCAGTGGATTCCAGCCCAATGTCCCTTCGCTCGAACAATTTCTTGGCAGGGTCGTACTTTACTAGTGATTCCGCCGTTGTGCAAACTTAATCCTTTCTATGATGAGTTGATGGGTTTGCGATTCCGAGCACTTTCCTATTTGGCTGAACAATCCTGTGCAGATGCTTACATGGGAGGGCAAATCAATGCAGAGCCTGCGAAATCCTGTTAG